The Hymenobacter baengnokdamensis genome includes a region encoding these proteins:
- a CDS encoding LacI family DNA-binding transcriptional regulator: MNRRASITDLAKALGLSPSTISRALADHHDVSEATKVRVRQLAKELHYQPNPLAAGLRRGRSNTLGVVVPHITGYFFPEVIHGIASEASEAGFNVMICQSNEDAQQEKQIIELLMGAQVAGILLSLSDTTQDFEHFEAVRQQNVPLVFFDRVVQGFKGPNVTSVTLNDYLGAYQVVEHLIAQGCRRIAHFTGPLHVNIHKNRHQGYLDALAAHGLIPDPRLIAFCELSQQGGAAAMRGLLRLSPTRRPDGVFSSNDLAAVGGMQVAKKLGFRVPEDVAIAGFSNEVFTQLTEPALTTVDQRCEQMGRTAVQLLQKMLPGPDHKNTTPRGIVLKPKLIVRDSSQRA, from the coding sequence ATGAATCGTCGTGCTTCCATCACCGACCTGGCTAAGGCCCTGGGCCTGTCACCTTCTACCATCTCGCGGGCGCTGGCCGACCACCACGATGTGAGCGAAGCCACCAAAGTGCGGGTGCGCCAACTGGCCAAGGAGCTACACTACCAGCCCAACCCACTGGCGGCGGGCCTGCGCCGGGGCCGCAGCAACACGCTCGGGGTAGTGGTGCCGCACATCACGGGGTATTTTTTTCCGGAGGTCATTCACGGCATTGCCAGCGAGGCCAGCGAAGCCGGCTTCAACGTGATGATATGCCAGTCGAACGAAGATGCGCAGCAGGAAAAGCAGATTATCGAGCTGCTGATGGGCGCGCAGGTGGCCGGTATCCTGCTCTCGCTGTCCGATACCACCCAGGACTTTGAGCATTTTGAGGCCGTGCGCCAGCAAAATGTGCCGCTGGTGTTTTTCGACCGCGTAGTGCAGGGTTTTAAAGGGCCCAACGTCACGTCGGTGACCCTCAACGACTACCTCGGGGCCTACCAGGTGGTCGAGCACCTGATTGCCCAGGGCTGCCGCCGCATTGCGCACTTTACCGGCCCGCTGCACGTCAATATTCACAAAAACCGCCACCAGGGCTACCTCGATGCGCTGGCCGCTCACGGCCTCATACCCGACCCGCGCCTCATTGCTTTCTGCGAATTGAGCCAGCAGGGGGGAGCCGCCGCCATGCGCGGCCTGCTGCGCCTTTCACCCACGCGCCGGCCCGATGGGGTTTTTTCTTCCAATGACTTAGCGGCCGTAGGAGGCATGCAGGTAGCCAAAAAGCTGGGCTTTCGGGTGCCGGAAGATGTGGCCATTGCCGGCTTCAGCAACGAGGTATTTACCCAGCTTACCGAGCCTGCCCTCACCACCGTAGACCAGCGCTGCGAGCAAATGGGCCGCACCGCCGTGCAGCTGCTGCAAAAGATGCTGCCCGGCCCCGACCATAAAAACACTACGCCCCGCGGTATTGTGCTGAAGCCTAAGCTGATAGTGCGCGACTCGTCGCAGCGGGCATAA
- a CDS encoding DUF294 nucleotidyltransferase-like domain-containing protein, protein MLEEVAALLQEVTHPREAVIYRQGETKLRGVDLIIEGGYDTFFFDGQAARRLPEFYGPGTCYGGVSVLLNKKRSLRTVQARAGTRVYFLHRSDFRGLCLGYEAFFQHFTTRYGRLMLDDEYAHFVHPGPQKAQNFIAADELYSRRMAAVELREVLACPGSTPTHEVARRMAKARSSCYFVLDETGEKIAGYVTDITLRDKVVAGLGDARLPISTFIDAPTRSVSSEAFVYEALLLMFRTKTRYLLVENAEGAYLGFISRNKLLAEQAQSPFLFIQGVKQAVSGRELRRNWQKVPDIVFQLLDRGVKPEIVNQVITTVADTIALKVIEDVIRELGPPPARFVFIVLGSEGRQEQTLLTDQDNAIIYEDKANEQRELVRDYFLRFATEVSDRLNAIGFSFCEGGFMAKNPKWTHSLSHWKRNYTEWLHESNPENVMRFAAFFDIRFLYGENTILDELRDFLDTELQQPLDRFLHYMATNALQYEPPLTFFNNIRTFAVGDQQVVNLKKIMSPIVDAVRVFALRNRVFATNTGQRLAALRQLGVLTEKEYQELLQSYYYLMGMRLKKQAAQMMYDKLPPDNYLDPNQLTKVERVTLKEIFKVIADFQLKIKVNFAKLLN, encoded by the coding sequence GTGCTGGAGGAAGTGGCCGCGCTGCTCCAGGAAGTGACGCACCCGCGCGAGGCCGTGATTTACCGGCAGGGCGAAACCAAGCTGCGCGGCGTCGATTTGATTATTGAAGGCGGCTACGACACGTTCTTTTTCGACGGGCAGGCGGCGCGCCGCCTGCCCGAGTTTTACGGGCCGGGCACCTGCTACGGCGGCGTGTCGGTGCTGCTCAACAAGAAACGCTCGCTGCGCACGGTGCAGGCGCGGGCCGGCACGCGGGTGTACTTTCTGCACCGCAGCGACTTTCGGGGCTTATGCCTGGGATACGAGGCTTTCTTTCAGCACTTTACTACTCGCTACGGGCGGCTGATGCTCGATGATGAGTATGCCCACTTTGTGCACCCCGGCCCACAAAAGGCCCAGAATTTTATCGCCGCCGACGAGCTCTACTCGCGCCGCATGGCCGCCGTGGAGCTGCGCGAGGTACTGGCCTGCCCCGGCAGCACGCCTACCCACGAGGTGGCGCGGCGTATGGCCAAGGCGCGCAGCAGCTGCTACTTTGTTCTGGATGAGACGGGCGAGAAAATCGCCGGCTACGTCACCGATATTACGCTGCGCGACAAGGTGGTGGCCGGTTTGGGCGACGCGCGGCTGCCCATCAGCACGTTTATCGACGCGCCCACGCGCTCCGTCAGCAGCGAGGCGTTTGTGTATGAGGCGCTGCTGCTCATGTTTCGGACCAAGACGCGCTATTTGCTGGTGGAGAACGCCGAGGGCGCGTACCTGGGCTTTATCTCGCGCAACAAGCTGCTTGCCGAGCAAGCGCAGTCGCCGTTCCTGTTCATTCAGGGCGTGAAGCAGGCCGTGAGTGGCCGCGAGCTGCGCCGCAACTGGCAGAAGGTGCCCGATATCGTGTTTCAGCTGCTCGACCGGGGCGTGAAGCCCGAAATCGTGAACCAGGTTATCACGACCGTGGCCGATACCATCGCGCTGAAAGTCATTGAGGACGTGATTCGGGAGCTGGGGCCGCCGCCGGCCCGGTTCGTGTTTATCGTGCTCGGCTCGGAAGGCCGCCAGGAGCAAACCCTGCTCACCGACCAGGACAACGCCATCATCTACGAGGACAAGGCCAACGAGCAGCGCGAGCTGGTGCGCGACTACTTCCTGCGCTTCGCCACCGAGGTGTCGGACCGGCTCAACGCCATCGGGTTCAGCTTCTGCGAGGGCGGCTTCATGGCCAAAAACCCGAAGTGGACGCACTCGCTCTCGCACTGGAAGCGCAACTATACGGAGTGGCTGCACGAGTCGAACCCCGAAAACGTGATGCGTTTCGCGGCGTTTTTCGATATTCGCTTCTTATATGGTGAAAATACTATATTAGACGAGCTGCGCGACTTTCTGGATACTGAGCTGCAACAGCCGCTCGACCGCTTTCTGCACTATATGGCTACCAATGCCTTGCAGTACGAGCCGCCGCTGACGTTTTTCAACAACATCCGCACCTTCGCCGTGGGCGACCAGCAGGTGGTGAATCTCAAGAAAATCATGTCGCCCATCGTGGACGCCGTGCGGGTGTTTGCCCTACGCAACCGGGTGTTTGCTACCAACACCGGCCAGCGGCTCGCCGCATTGCGCCAGCTCGGCGTCTTGACCGAAAAGGAATATCAGGAGCTGCTGCAATCGTACTATTACCTCATGGGCATGCGCCTCAAGAAACAGGCTGCCCAGATGATGTATGATAAGCTGCCGCCTGATAACTACCTCGACCCCAATCAGCTAACCAAAGTAGAGCGGGTCACGCTGAAGGAGATTTTCAAGGTGATTGCGGATTTTCAGCTGAAAATCAAGGTCAATTTCGCCAAGCTGCTGAATTAG
- a CDS encoding 3'-5' exonuclease: MADYLLFVDTETSGLPADWRRPYAEPGAWPHVAQIAWLVYTAAGELIKTENHYIKPSDYDLTPASMQVHGLTLAYLHEHGEARQQVMLRLHADLLRYKPLVVGHFIELDYHMMGVSFHRSGLTNPLPGLPTFCTMRLTERFWQPMRQQYLRLADLYQRQFGRPMLKQHDALADAEATAQCFFELRRTGDIDAETLASQRQLQPPPTHAALAAARRPFWKYWLGMI; encoded by the coding sequence GTGGCCGACTACCTGCTTTTCGTTGACACTGAGACGTCGGGCCTGCCCGCCGACTGGCGGCGGCCCTACGCCGAGCCGGGTGCGTGGCCGCACGTGGCCCAGATAGCCTGGCTGGTGTACACGGCGGCGGGCGAGCTTATTAAAACTGAAAATCACTATATAAAGCCCAGCGACTACGACCTGACGCCCGCTTCCATGCAGGTGCACGGCCTCACGCTGGCTTACTTGCACGAGCACGGCGAGGCGCGCCAGCAGGTGATGCTGCGCCTGCACGCCGACCTGCTACGCTATAAGCCGCTGGTAGTAGGGCACTTCATTGAGCTCGATTACCACATGATGGGCGTCAGCTTTCACCGCTCCGGCCTAACCAATCCGCTGCCGGGCCTGCCCACCTTTTGCACCATGCGCCTGACCGAGCGCTTCTGGCAACCCATGCGCCAGCAGTATCTGCGCCTGGCCGACCTCTACCAGCGCCAGTTTGGCCGGCCCATGCTGAAGCAGCACGACGCCCTGGCCGATGCCGAGGCCACCGCCCAGTGCTTTTTCGAGCTGCGCCGCACCGGCGACATCGACGCCGAAACGCTAGCCAGCCAGCGCCAGCTGCAACCCCCACCTACCCACGCCGCCCTGGCCGCGGCCCGCCGCCCGTTCTGGAAATACTGGCTGGGAATGATTTAG
- a CDS encoding AAA family ATPase, which produces MPQDTLKLPELSLILLIGSTGAGKSTFARRLFKPTEIVSSDAGRRLVADGTGRG; this is translated from the coding sequence ATGCCCCAAGATACCCTCAAACTCCCCGAACTCTCCCTTATCCTCCTCATTGGCAGCACGGGCGCGGGCAAGTCCACGTTTGCACGGCGCTTGTTCAAGCCCACGGAAATCGTGTCGTCGGATGCCGGCCGGCGCCTGGTGGCCGACGGAACCGGGCGCGGTTGA
- a CDS encoding Fic/DOC family protein, producing MDKYRASAHESEILPNLLGLTDATAIGLAEFEGFLRADIVLTESLTSTTKFTRKYLLEMHRLALGHLYAFAGRYREVNISKGGFAFPAARFLPASMQQFEQDWLREFLPADHNTLLDRVGTIHGELLFIHPFREGNGRTARLLANLMLEQQGHERLRWELIDEAAFPRYVAAVQQSGLGNYAPMQALMRTLSPS from the coding sequence ATGGACAAGTACCGCGCCTCCGCTCACGAAAGCGAAATTCTCCCAAATCTATTGGGCCTTACCGACGCCACCGCCATCGGCCTGGCCGAGTTTGAAGGCTTCCTGCGGGCCGATATCGTACTGACGGAATCCCTCACGTCCACTACCAAATTCACCCGGAAATACCTGCTGGAAATGCATCGACTGGCGCTGGGCCACCTCTACGCTTTCGCGGGCCGCTACCGCGAGGTGAATATTTCCAAAGGTGGCTTTGCCTTTCCGGCCGCCCGGTTTCTGCCCGCTTCGATGCAGCAGTTTGAGCAGGACTGGCTGCGCGAGTTCTTGCCAGCCGACCACAATACCTTGCTGGACCGGGTAGGCACCATCCACGGCGAACTGCTGTTTATCCACCCGTTTCGGGAAGGTAATGGGCGCACCGCCCGCCTACTGGCTAACCTGATGCTGGAGCAGCAAGGCCACGAGCGGCTGCGCTGGGAACTGATTGACGAAGCCGCATTTCCGCGCTACGTGGCAGCCGTGCAACAAAGCGGACTGGGCAATTACGCGCCCATGCAGGCCCTTATGCGGACGCTTTCCCCAAGCTAG
- a CDS encoding pirin family protein, giving the protein MKIRLTRAAERGLKDIGWLQSNFSLSFGPYADPERSGFGLLRVFNDDFVQPGGGFGIHGHANMEIISVMLAGSMNHKDTLGYTEIVHQDWVQIMSAGSGLRHEEHNVGESPVNFLQIWIEPKLQNIGPRYQRRQFPEAQRENQLTTIVSNEEGQAHCWINQNAKLSLGYYTEAQTVEYSFKPLNKLLFLFVISGAVTVAGQPVAERESLGIWDTDSVSIGCAAGTRFILIEAPINH; this is encoded by the coding sequence ATGAAAATCCGCCTCACCCGCGCCGCCGAGCGCGGCCTCAAAGACATTGGCTGGCTGCAAAGCAATTTCTCGCTCAGCTTCGGCCCGTATGCCGACCCCGAGCGCAGCGGCTTCGGGCTGCTGCGCGTGTTCAACGACGATTTTGTGCAGCCGGGCGGCGGCTTCGGCATCCACGGCCACGCCAACATGGAGATTATCTCGGTGATGCTGGCCGGCAGCATGAACCACAAGGACACGCTGGGCTACACCGAAATCGTGCACCAGGACTGGGTGCAAATCATGAGCGCGGGCAGCGGCCTGCGCCACGAGGAACACAACGTGGGCGAGTCGCCGGTCAATTTTCTGCAAATCTGGATTGAGCCCAAGCTCCAGAATATCGGGCCGCGCTACCAGCGCCGCCAGTTTCCGGAAGCCCAGCGCGAAAACCAGCTCACCACCATCGTCAGCAACGAGGAAGGCCAGGCCCACTGCTGGATAAACCAGAACGCCAAGCTCTCACTCGGCTATTATACCGAGGCCCAAACGGTGGAGTATAGCTTCAAACCTCTGAATAAGCTGCTGTTTCTGTTCGTCATCAGTGGCGCCGTGACAGTGGCCGGGCAGCCGGTGGCCGAGCGCGAAAGCCTGGGCATCTGGGACACCGATAGCGTAAGTATCGGCTGCGCGGCCGGCACGCGGTTTATCCTGATTGAGGCGCCGATAAACCATTAG
- a CDS encoding pirin family protein, giving the protein MAQSVLHPAGSRGHANHGWLDSYHTFSFASYQNPSRMHFGALRVLNDDTVAGGMGFGRHPHDNMEIISIPLAGDLEHQDSLGNKAVIRQHDVQVMSAGTGVAHSEKNHSSSEAVKFLQIWVFPNKRGVTPRYAQQSFPPAERHNKLLQVVSPKPSEGDVWIHQDAWFHLGNLDQGFATDYQLKKPGNGVYAFVLAGDVTINGQPLHRRDGLGVWEVEKLDIKADSNAELLLMEVPMEF; this is encoded by the coding sequence ATGGCACAATCCGTTTTACACCCGGCTGGCAGCCGGGGCCACGCCAACCACGGCTGGCTCGATTCTTACCACACCTTTAGCTTCGCCAGCTACCAGAACCCCAGTCGGATGCACTTCGGGGCGCTGCGCGTGCTGAACGACGATACCGTGGCCGGCGGCATGGGCTTCGGCCGCCATCCGCACGACAACATGGAAATCATCAGCATCCCGCTCGCCGGCGACCTGGAGCACCAGGATTCGCTGGGCAACAAGGCCGTGATTCGCCAGCACGACGTGCAGGTGATGAGCGCCGGCACCGGCGTGGCCCACAGCGAGAAGAACCACAGCTCTTCGGAGGCGGTTAAGTTTCTGCAAATCTGGGTATTCCCCAATAAACGCGGCGTAACCCCGCGCTACGCACAGCAGAGCTTTCCGCCCGCCGAGCGCCACAACAAGCTATTGCAGGTGGTTTCGCCCAAACCTAGCGAGGGCGACGTGTGGATTCATCAGGATGCCTGGTTCCACCTCGGCAACCTCGACCAGGGCTTTGCTACTGACTATCAGCTCAAAAAGCCGGGCAACGGGGTATACGCCTTTGTGCTGGCCGGCGACGTAACTATCAACGGCCAGCCGCTGCACCGCCGCGATGGCTTGGGCGTGTGGGAAGTGGAAAAACTCGATATTAAGGCCGATAGCAACGCCGAGCTGTTGCTGATGGAAGTGCCGATGGAATTTTAA
- a CDS encoding 4'-phosphopantetheinyl transferase family protein, translating into MPFFLHVWQADLSQEHCAWPSAEATLGSAEKARQACLRTPALRQTYGRAHGFLRAVLGQYLQQPASAVRVVPDATGKPALPGSGLHFNLSYRPGRALLAVSDTGAVGADVEAQQPLDDAQALIQQLFAPAEQAALLAAAPAAYWSLFFTIWTRKEAYAKALGMGLSMQFCEFSVLKLGADNSVALTAPAGATLHSFAAGTAHLGAVATLSAGNLPLAHFEFPAGLAQ; encoded by the coding sequence ATGCCGTTTTTCCTCCACGTTTGGCAAGCCGACCTTAGCCAGGAGCACTGCGCGTGGCCTAGCGCCGAGGCCACGCTTGGCTCGGCTGAAAAGGCGCGGCAGGCCTGCCTGCGCACGCCCGCGCTGCGCCAGACGTACGGCCGGGCGCATGGCTTCCTGCGCGCGGTGCTTGGGCAATATCTGCAGCAGCCAGCCAGCGCGGTGCGCGTGGTGCCCGACGCTACCGGCAAGCCTGCTCTGCCGGGCTCCGGCCTGCATTTTAACCTTTCTTACCGGCCGGGCCGGGCACTGCTGGCCGTGTCCGATACCGGCGCCGTTGGGGCCGATGTGGAGGCGCAACAGCCCCTGGACGATGCCCAAGCGCTTATCCAGCAGCTGTTTGCGCCCGCCGAGCAGGCGGCGCTGCTGGCTGCGGCACCCGCTGCCTACTGGTCGCTGTTTTTCACTATCTGGACGCGTAAGGAAGCCTACGCCAAAGCCCTGGGCATGGGGCTGAGTATGCAGTTTTGTGAATTTTCTGTTTTGAAGCTCGGCGCCGACAACTCGGTCGCACTCACTGCTCCGGCCGGGGCTACGCTGCACAGCTTTGCGGCGGGCACGGCGCACCTGGGCGCGGTGGCAACCCTAAGCGCAGGTAATCTACCCCTCGCGCATTTCGAGTTTCCGGCCGGGCTTGCACAGTAG